Below is a window of Candidatus Saganbacteria bacterium DNA.
TGTCCATCACTCGGGACTTTCAATGAAATGCATATCGCCGCCATCGCACAGTCAATGGTCGATTTCAGAAAAGAGAACGGCATAAACGGCGTTCTTTTCATCGGCATGGACACGCACGCGGCCTCGCTTCCCGCGATGCAGGTCGTTCTGGAAGTGCTTGCTGCTAATGATGCGGAAGTGAGGTTCGAAGAAAGACAGAAGTTCGACGATAAAAGCGGGTTCACCCCTACCCCGGCAGTCTCGTTCGCCATCCTCGAGGAAAATAAAAATGACCAAAAAGCTAAAGCGGACGGGATAATAATAACGCCTTCCCATAATCCGCCGGCAGACGGCGGGATAAAATACAATCCGCCGACAGGCGGGCCCGCTGACAGCTCGATGACAAAAAAGATCGGGTCCTATGCGAATAATTACCTTAAAGGACTAAATGCCGGAGTGAAAAGGATCCCTCTTGAAACGGCACTGAAGAAAAACAGCGTCCGAAGACATGATTTTGTCACGCCTTATGTCTCGGCCCTCAAAGATATTATCGATATGGACGCCGTCAAGAGCTCAAAAATAAAGATCGGGGCTGACCCTCTGGGCGGAGCCGCGATCGAGTACCTTGAACCCATAAAAAAACTATACGGGATAGAACTGGAAATAATAAATGACGCGATAGACATGACCTTTGATTTCATGCCTTCGGACCATGACGGAAAAATAAGGATGGATTGCTCCTCCCCTTTTGCAATGGCAAATGTCGTCAGACAAAAAGATGATTTCGACGTCATATTCGCCAATGATACGGACTCGGACCGCCACGGCATAGTCGCCAGGTCAAAAGGTCTGTTGAACCCGAACCATTTTCTTTCGGTCGCGGTCTGGTACCTGATAAATCACAGGGCACACTGGGAAAAGGGACTTTCGGTCGGAAAAACAATAGTGACTACCCAGCTTATTGAACGGATCGTGAGTAAACTCGGAAGGATGTTTCTTGAAACGCCGGTGGGATTCAAATATTTTGCGGACGGACTTTTTAAAAAGACCCTTTGCTTCGGCGGGGAGGAAAGCGCGGGAGCTTCATTCTTGAGGATGGACGGATCAACATGGACGACCGATAAAGACGGGATAATAATGGGCCTTCTTGCCGCGGAAATATGCGCTGTCATGAAAAAAGACCCTGGGATAATTTATGAAGAGCTTACCAAAGAATTCGGAATTCCTTTTTATAAAAGGATAGATACACCGGCAAGCCCGGCCTTAAAGAAAAAACTCGGAAACGCTTCCCCGGAACAAATAAAAGCAACCACACTCGCAAAAGACGCGATCATTTTGATTTCTTCAAAAGCACCGAACGGAGAACCTATTGGCGGGCTTAAGATCTCGACTCAAAACGGCTGGTCTGCGGTCAGGCCTTCGGGCACGGAAGATATCGCCAAGCTTTATGCGGAGAGCTTTGTGAGCGAAGAACATCTGGAAAATATCATCAGCGACACCCAAAACATCATCAAAAATCTTGTGTGAGCTCCTGCTGGTCTGTCCTTAATAGACCTTGTCCGACTCTGCCTCGTCGAGTTTTTTCGCGGTGTTTTTTTGATCCGCGGCAGACGTCTCTGCGCCCTCTTTTTTCAGAAATTTTGACGCCTCAGACCCGGCAAGAGATACTACTTCTCCTCTTCCAGACAACAGGCCGCTTTCCGCAAGGACAAAGCCTTTGATCAGGGAC
It encodes the following:
- a CDS encoding phosphoglucomutase, alpha-D-glucose phosphate-specific (catalyzes the interconversion of alpha-D-glucose 1-phosphate to alpha-D-glucose 6-phosphate), coding for MNRKKLDVTKLRDDFFKLKPDPEDPAQKVSFGTSGHRGCPSLGTFNEMHIAAIAQSMVDFRKENGINGVLFIGMDTHAASLPAMQVVLEVLAANDAEVRFEERQKFDDKSGFTPTPAVSFAILEENKNDQKAKADGIIITPSHNPPADGGIKYNPPTGGPADSSMTKKIGSYANNYLKGLNAGVKRIPLETALKKNSVRRHDFVTPYVSALKDIIDMDAVKSSKIKIGADPLGGAAIEYLEPIKKLYGIELEIINDAIDMTFDFMPSDHDGKIRMDCSSPFAMANVVRQKDDFDVIFANDTDSDRHGIVARSKGLLNPNHFLSVAVWYLINHRAHWEKGLSVGKTIVTTQLIERIVSKLGRMFLETPVGFKYFADGLFKKTLCFGGEESAGASFLRMDGSTWTTDKDGIIMGLLAAEICAVMKKDPGIIYEELTKEFGIPFYKRIDTPASPALKKKLGNASPEQIKATTLAKDAIILISSKAPNGEPIGGLKISTQNGWSAVRPSGTEDIAKLYAESFVSEEHLENIISDTQNIIKNLV